From a single Rosa rugosa chromosome 7, drRosRugo1.1, whole genome shotgun sequence genomic region:
- the LOC133720968 gene encoding isocitrate dehydrogenase [NADP], which translates to MAFEKIKVANPIVEMDGDEMTRIFWKSIKDKLILPFLDLDIKYFDLGLPHRDATDDKVTVESAEATLKYNVAIKCATITPDEARMKEFTLKQMWRSPNGTIRNILNGTVFREPILCKNIPRLIPGWTKPICIGRHAFGDQYRATDTVIKGPGKLKLLFVPEGKDEKTELEVYNFTGEGGVAIAMYNTDESIRAFAEASMNTAYEKKWPLYLSTKNTILKKYDGRFKDIFQEVYEAHWKSKYEAAGIWYEHRLIDDMVAYALKSEGGYVWACKNYDGDVQSDFLAQGFGSLGLMTSVLVCPDGKTIEAEAAHGTVTRHYRVHQKGGETSTNSIASIFAWTRGLAHRAKLDDNAKLLDFTQKLEEACIGTVESGKMTKDLALILHGPKLARNHYLNTEEFIDAVAAELKAKLS; encoded by the exons ATGGCGTTCGAGAAGATCAAGGTCGCTAACCCCATCGTCGAGATGGACG GAGATGAGATGACTCGAATTTTCTGGAAATCAATCAAGGATAAG CTTATTCTCCCCTTTTTGGATTTGGACATTAAGTACTTTGACCTTGGTCTTCCTCACCGTGACGCCACTGATGATAAAGTTACCGTTGAAAGTGCAGAGGCTACTCTTAA GTACAATGTAGCAATCAAATGCGCGACTATCACACCAG ATGAAGCTCGCATGAAGGAGTTTACCTTGAAGCAAATGTGGAGGAGTCCCAATGGGACTATTAGGAATATTTTGAATG GTACTGTTTTCAGAGAACCGATTCTTTGCAAGAACATTCCTCGCCTAATCCCAG gttggACGAAGCCAATATGCATTGGAAGACATGCTTTCGGTGATCAATATCGAGCAACTGATACAGTTATCAAAGGACCTGGAAAACTGAAATTGCTGTTTG TTCCAGAAGGAAAGGATGAGAAGACTGAACTGGAAGTGTACAACTTTACAGGGGAAGGCGGAGTAGCAATTGCCATGTACAACACCGATGAG TCAATCCGTGCTTTTGCAGAAGCTTCTATGAACACAGCTTATGAGAAAAAGTGGCCTCTTTATCTTAGCACAAAAAACACTATTCTTAAGAAGTATGATGGAAG ATTCAAGGACATATTTCAAGAAGTTTATGAAGCTCATTGGAAATCCAAGTATGAAGCTGCTGGCATATG GTATGAACATCGTCTCATTGATGATATGGTGGCTTATGCACTTAAAAGTGAAGGTGGTTATGTTTGGGCATGCAAGAATTATGATGGAGATGTGCAAAGTGATTTCTTAGCTCAAG GTTTTGGATCTCTTGGATTGATGACATCAGTACTG GTGTGCCCAGATGGAAAGACCATAGAAGCTGAAGCTGCTCATGGTACAGTTACTCGGCATTATAGAGTTCACCAGAAAGGTGGTGAAACCAGTACAAACAGCATAGCTTCAATTTTTGCTTGGACAAGAGGGCTTGCACACAG GGCAAAGTTGGATGACAATGCTAAATTGTTGGATTTCACTCAGAAGCTGGAAGAAGCTTGTATTGGAACTGTGGAATCTGGGAAAATGACCAAGGATCTTGCACTAATTCTTCATGGACCTAA GCTTGCTAGGAACCACTACTTGAACACGGAGGAGTTCATTGATGCCGTGGCTGCAGAACTGAAAGCAAAGCTTTCTTGA